The proteins below are encoded in one region of Rhododendron vialii isolate Sample 1 chromosome 7a, ASM3025357v1:
- the LOC131333652 gene encoding uncharacterized protein LOC131333652 isoform X2 codes for MKKSLDSIPTSSEIKFDETEEHDSSSEDEGEIERELANVTFEELLKARSNGSHTVYRKPDLEKPGGRANKNRPMEASAKKPVGRFREVIQVPKKVVRDPRFETLCGNLEVEGFKKRYSFLYENELPAEREELKRSMKKFNDPTVVDELKNRISGIDKQLKSASKRTEREILSEHKKRERQAAKQGKRPFYLKKSEIREQKLIEKYKELKVSGKLESYLEKRRRKNAAKDHRYVPYRRPSMNEQQIQ; via the exons ATGAAGAAGTCGTTGGACTCCATTCCCACCTCAAGCGAAATCAAGTTTGACGAGACTGAAGAACACGATTCCTCTTCCGAAGAT GAGGGGGAGATAGAGAGGGAGCTCGCGAATGTTACGTTCGAGGAACTGCTGAAGGCACGCTCTAATGGGTCCCACACAGTGTATCGGAAGCCGGATCTGGAGAAACCAGGCGGCCGTGCGAACAAGAACAG GCCAATGGAAGCCAGTGCCAAGAAGCCGGTCGGTAGATTTAGGGAGGTCATTCAAGTTCCTAAGAAG gTGGTACGTGATCCCAGGTTTGAAACACTCTGTGGCAATCTTGAAGTAGAAGG GTTCAAGAAGAGGTATAGTTTTCTCTATGAAAATGAGCTTCCTGCTGAACGGGAG GAGTTGAAGAGATCAATGAAGAAATTTAATGACCCTACAGTCGTCGACGAGTTAAAGAACCGCATTTCTGGGATA GACAAACAACTCAAGTCCGCATCAAAGCGTACTGAGAGGGAAATTCTGTCTGAGcacaagaaaagagagagacaggCTGCAAAGCAAGGGAAAAGACCATTTTATTTGAAGAAAt CTGAAATTCGTGAGCAAAAGCTTATTGAGAAATACAAGGAGCTCAAG GTATCTGGCAAACTCGAATCCTATCTGGAGAAAAGGAGACGGAAGAATGCAGCGAAGGACCACAGATACGTGCCGTATAGACGCCCTTCCATGAACGAGCAACAAATACAGTGA
- the LOC131333652 gene encoding uncharacterized protein LOC131333652 isoform X1, with product MKKSLDSIPTSSEIKFDETEEHDSSSEDEGEIERELANVTFEELLKARSNGSHTVYRKPDLEKPGGRANKNRPMEASAKKPVGRFREVIQVPKKSNRLFRCRLYLALVVRDPRFETLCGNLEVEGFKKRYSFLYENELPAEREELKRSMKKFNDPTVVDELKNRISGIDKQLKSASKRTEREILSEHKKRERQAAKQGKRPFYLKKSEIREQKLIEKYKELKVSGKLESYLEKRRRKNAAKDHRYVPYRRPSMNEQQIQ from the exons ATGAAGAAGTCGTTGGACTCCATTCCCACCTCAAGCGAAATCAAGTTTGACGAGACTGAAGAACACGATTCCTCTTCCGAAGAT GAGGGGGAGATAGAGAGGGAGCTCGCGAATGTTACGTTCGAGGAACTGCTGAAGGCACGCTCTAATGGGTCCCACACAGTGTATCGGAAGCCGGATCTGGAGAAACCAGGCGGCCGTGCGAACAAGAACAG GCCAATGGAAGCCAGTGCCAAGAAGCCGGTCGGTAGATTTAGGGAGGTCATTCAAGTTCCTAAGAAG TCGAACAGATTATTCCGTTGTCGTCTCTATCTTGCTTTG gTGGTACGTGATCCCAGGTTTGAAACACTCTGTGGCAATCTTGAAGTAGAAGG GTTCAAGAAGAGGTATAGTTTTCTCTATGAAAATGAGCTTCCTGCTGAACGGGAG GAGTTGAAGAGATCAATGAAGAAATTTAATGACCCTACAGTCGTCGACGAGTTAAAGAACCGCATTTCTGGGATA GACAAACAACTCAAGTCCGCATCAAAGCGTACTGAGAGGGAAATTCTGTCTGAGcacaagaaaagagagagacaggCTGCAAAGCAAGGGAAAAGACCATTTTATTTGAAGAAAt CTGAAATTCGTGAGCAAAAGCTTATTGAGAAATACAAGGAGCTCAAG GTATCTGGCAAACTCGAATCCTATCTGGAGAAAAGGAGACGGAAGAATGCAGCGAAGGACCACAGATACGTGCCGTATAGACGCCCTTCCATGAACGAGCAACAAATACAGTGA